Below is a genomic region from Candidatus Cloacimonadota bacterium.
CGCAAGTTAGAAAATAGAGACTCAAAAGCCAGGCTTGCACGGCCCTTTCTTCTGGCTCAGAATCAACCGCGGAGCTTCCGCCGATCATCCCATGAAAAATGTAAGTTGATAATGGGAAGCTCCCAAGGCATGTATTTGTCACCGCCAAGGGTGAGGAAAGTTTTCAAACAAAAAAACCATCCCCTGGATGGGGATGGTTGCAGGGAGGTTTGAGCAGAGAAGGACTCAGTTCAGGGACGTGAATTTCCAGCGTGGCTTCCGTGACCACCTTGATTGTTGCTTGGAGGTTTGGGGATGCCTGAGCCATGTCCAGAGCCAGAAGGAGGTTTGTGTCCTGGTCCGGAAGGCGGTTTGGGAGGCGGAGGTGGATTATGATGCCCGTGTCCTGGTCCTTGATGTCCAGTAGCTGGATAATAGTAGTAAGGGTTATAATTGTAACCCCAGGTGGGTGGCGGCGGGGTTTTCTGAAGCGTAAAATGGAAAACTGTGGGGTTACGGATGGCGTCGCGTTCCCACACTTTGGTGTAGGGCACGAAAATCTGCTGGCGTTGGCTGATATAGCCAGGTACAGAAATCAAGACATCAAGAATCCGTCCAGGTCTTCCGCCTACATACACCATGTTAAAATCCATCTGGACGGGTACTATAACGTTGGGCGTTGTACCAAGATATTGGTTTGTGCCATACAGGGATACAATCGCGCCCTTGGGCTGGGAAGTTATTTTCAACGCTCCGAACATGTTTTGAGCGCTGAGCAAGCCGGCCATCAAGGCCAGCAGTGCGATGAGCAGGGCTTTGCGTTTCATGGTTTCCTCCTTGGGGAATGTTTGTTTTTACAAATCAATACCGCGACCCATGAAAAACCTTCAAATAAAAAAATCCCCTCTTTTTGGCGAGATGCTTCAAAGAGGGGTCTGAAGAGGTTTAAAGGGTTTTTATAGACTATAGGTTTTCGATATGTTTCAAGGGTTTGGGCGCGGTGGCAGGGCTCACGCCTTCCATGGTCAAATATCCTAAAACGGGGCTTCCCATTGGTTTTTGTTTTTCATCAACGCGATAGAGCTGAACCGGAATACGCAGTGGGGCACCATCTTTTTCCGCGACGTATTTTCCTTCATCGTCCTGGGGGAAGGGATTGCTGTAAAGCCAGGTCATACCAATGGCGGCGCTGCCATGTTCAGCGTTCACATTTTTGCGTGAGGAACCCAATGCCAGACGCTGTTCCAGGGAAAGATTGGGTGAATTGATACTGGAGGAAACGCTGCCCATCAATTTACCATCCAAAAAGACCTTGCGACCGCTGGCAATGCCTTCGCTGAAGAGCATAATCAGTGCTTTTTGCGGGTTTGCAGCCAGTTCTTTTTCCAGAGCGGCTTTGCCCACAAAGAAATCTTTGTTCATATCCACAGCCGCAGCATAGAGCGGAGCGTTGATGGGCGTGTGGGTGGAATCGTATTCGCTGCCCATGAGTGGAAGTCCGACAGGACCAGCGGAAATACGGTTTTCGTCGCGGCCGCCCAGTCCAACCAAAAGTCCGCCCAAATCGAGCGCAAGGCTCACGATGTTTTTAAAATCTTCCTCGGCATTTTTTGCGGGGATATAAAGTTCCCAACCCCAGCGGTTTGTATAACCGGTGCGGCTGATGTAGTAGCGCTCGC
It encodes:
- a CDS encoding aminomethyl transferase family protein encodes the protein MSQYGFKFPEQARKTFLYDLEENWYLPLLAEKRGLPQGQIKRSNFGQYSMAVNYLTSVLEESAAVNQLAIYNIDHMAQLRFRGKDAPALLDRALAGKMSEMKVGSCKYTLLLNENGGVEDDMIVMRVSDTEFIAVINAGHDITDTVDGVQKIADIDRIMAQKQDGEEVEADDISEQLVKVDIQGPLSYKVIKTVFGAEVIKNRNNPVKNMSFFTFNEFEKNGERYYISRTGYTNRWGWELYIPAKNAEEDFKNIVSLALDLGGLLVGLGGRDENRISAGPVGLPLMGSEYDSTHTPINAPLYAAAVDMNKDFFVGKAALEKELAANPQKALIMLFSEGIASGRKVFLDGKLMGSVSSSINSPNLSLEQRLALGSSRKNVNAEHGSAAIGMTWLYSNPFPQDDEGKYVAEKDGAPLRIPVQLYRVDEKQKPMGSPVLGYLTMEGVSPATAPKPLKHIENL